AGCATTTTGTTTTCCATAATAAAATGCCACGCACCATATCCTGAAGGCTGAATATCATTTTCTAAGTAGTAATTATTTTGCTCGATCAATATAGAGTTATAGGTTTCTAAATAAGATTCATCTTCCATTTCTTGCGTTAAGCTTGCGTTTTCTTCTTCTAGTTGTGTTCGCCATGAATCTGATTCATAGCTTTTTTGGATATCCCCAACAGTATTATTTAAAATTCCAGTGCCGACTATAATCACAGCTAACAGTATATACATAATCCATGTTGATTTAACAACGTAGATTTTTTTTAGTTCATTAGAAATAAGGTTAAAAAAGTTACTCAATTGTATTCTCTCCAATCAAATCAAAGAATTTATCCTCTAGCGATGCTTTTGTAATGCTTACTTGATACACAGATATATCATGCTTTACAAACATTTTAATAGCTTCCGGAATTTTCTCCTTTTCAAGTTGGAAGTGAATATTTTTGCCTTCCAGGACTGCTTGAATTTCAATCTCTGTTTTTAACAGCTCCATTGCTTTTTCGCCTGGAGATACTTCAATTTCAACTTGCATTAAATTATCTGCTGCCACATTTTCATGTACCTGTTGAGTGGCAACAAGTTCTCCGTTTTTAATAATGCCAATTCTGTCACACATCAACTCAATTTCTGATAACAAATGACTGGAAATAATAACTGCAACGTTATTCTCTTCTGCCAATTTTCGAATGTACCTGCGAATTTCACGAATCCCTGCCGGATCCAGTCCATTTGTAGGTTCGTCTAATATTAAAATCGACGGTTTATGTAAAAGAGCTTGTGCAATACCTAAACGTTGGCGCATCCCTAAGGAATATCTGCCGACCTTTTCTTTCATTGCCTTTTCGAGCCCGACAATTTCTACGACCTCTTTGATCCGTTCCTTAGTTATGCCGGGGATCATACGAGCATAGTGAGCAAGATTTTGCTCACCTGTCATAAAAGGATACATTTCAGGGTTTTCAACAATAGCGCCAACCTCACGCACGGCTTTCTTATAGTTGGTTTTAATACTATTTCCTAAAATGCGGACATCGCCATCTGTCAGCTTCATCAACCCAACCATCATTCGAATGGTCGTCGTTTTACCTGCACCATTAGGACCGATAAAGCCAAATACTTCCCCTTTTTGGATTGTGAAGGACAGACCTTTAATGATCTCCTTCTTGCCAATCGTTTTCCGTACATCAATTAATTCCATTGCTGCTTTTGACATTGATTGATACCTCTTTTCATAGTTCTTGATAGTTTGTACGTTGAAGGAAGAATGGAAGTTTCATATTTTGGAAAAATTTATAGAAAAATTCAAGTTAATTGTGGTAATGTTGTTTACGGAGACGATTGTAAGAACATTTATAAAATTTATGTTATTTAATCTCTCAGTAATTGCTAAGCTCATCTCCTAAAACAAAGAGAGGACTATTTGTATGAAAAATAAACTTATGGAATTACAAAGTCAAAATAATTATTCTGGAACCATCATTGTTCAAGATACAAAGGGAATGGATATAGCGCTTAGTTCAGGATATGCCAATCGGTCAGATGCACTGGAAAATAAACAAAATACGAGATATGGTATTGCCTCAGGCTGCAAGCTTT
This region of Oceanobacillus sp. FSL K6-2867 genomic DNA includes:
- a CDS encoding ABC transporter ATP-binding protein, whose translation is MSKAAMELIDVRKTIGKKEIIKGLSFTIQKGEVFGFIGPNGAGKTTTIRMMVGLMKLTDGDVRILGNSIKTNYKKAVREVGAIVENPEMYPFMTGEQNLAHYARMIPGITKERIKEVVEIVGLEKAMKEKVGRYSLGMRQRLGIAQALLHKPSILILDEPTNGLDPAGIREIRRYIRKLAEENNVAVIISSHLLSEIELMCDRIGIIKNGELVATQQVHENVAADNLMQVEIEVSPGEKAMELLKTEIEIQAVLEGKNIHFQLEKEKIPEAIKMFVKHDISVYQVSITKASLEDKFFDLIGENTIE